A region of Dioscorea cayenensis subsp. rotundata cultivar TDr96_F1 chromosome 5, TDr96_F1_v2_PseudoChromosome.rev07_lg8_w22 25.fasta, whole genome shotgun sequence DNA encodes the following proteins:
- the LOC120260969 gene encoding uncharacterized protein LOC120260969 isoform X2, whose translation MKTKQDPENTSEVQKSLQAPHESQGNGQNSTGSEDLIAESGLISNASNEKRKVSREDIELVQNLIERCLQLYMNKGEVVKTLSSRARIEPGFTNLVWQKLEEENSDFFRAYYIRLKLKKQIAMFNYLLEHQHNLMKYPVPFKTPLAPVQNGTHPMAVNSFHMGYPILQHPPMPATDQPPLDHMSCRLSSSHVVNGIPAPGSFHPVHLDSGNGTMSSVPETDVSPASVASNNHFPFTPSEISGMGVDASAVDANFSTDLVGTGILQLEQDGVVGSSRGSLKSLSQFWNLSFSDFTADMTNLGDLEVLGDYSGSLFLSSDPDILFNSSEQDDIVEEYFADTVQGVDTVTGPVSQSDEEKS comes from the exons ATGAAGACTAAACAG GATCCTGAAAACACATCAGAAGTACAAAAATCATTGCAAGCTCCACATGAATCCCAAGGGAATGGGCAAAACAGCACTGGAAGTGAGGATCTCATAGCAGAGTCAGGTTTAATATCCAATGCAAGcaatgaaaaaagaaaggttTCTCGAGAGGACATTGAACTT gttCAAAATCTCATAGAGCGTTGTCTTCAGCTGTATATGAATAAAGGGGAAGTGGTTAAGACTCTCTCTAGTCGAGCTAGAATAGAACCTGGCTTTACAAATTTAG TATGGCAGAAGTTGGAAGAAGAAAACTCTGATTTTTTCAGGGCCTACTATATCCGGCTAAAACTAAAGAAGCAAATCGCCATGTTCAATTATTTGTTGGAGCACCAGCATAATTTGATGAAGTACCCTGTGCCTTTTAAGACTCCGCTTGCTCCTGTACAGAACGGGACACATCCTATGGCTG TTAACAGCTTCCATATGGGATACCCAATTCTTCAACATCCTCCAATGCCAGCTACAGACCAGCCTCCTCTTGATCATATGAGTTGTCGACTATCCAGCTCTCATGTTGTTAATGGGATTCCTGCTCCGGGAAGTTTTCATCCTGTCCATTTGGACTCTGGAAATGG CACAATGTCATCTGTGCCTGAGACAGACGTGAGTCCTGCATCAGTGGCATCCAATAATCATTTTCCTTTCACTCCATCTGAAATATCGGGGATGGGCGTAGATGCATCAGCAGTGGATGCTAATTTTTCAACTGATTTGGTAGGAACTGGGATATTGCAACTAGAACAAGATGGTGTAGTTGGGTCTTCACGAGGCTCACTTAAGTCATTAAGTCAATTCTGGAACTTAAGTTTCTCTGATTTCACAGCAGATATGACAAACTTGGGAG ATCTCGAAGTTCTTGGTGATTATTCTGGTTCACTATTCCTTTCTTCTGATCCAGACATTCTGTTCAACTCCTCAGAACAGGATGATATAG TTGAAGAATACTTTGCTGATACTGTCCAGGGGGTTGATACTGTCACAGGCCCTGTTTCTCAATCAGATGAAGAGAAATCATAG
- the LOC120260969 gene encoding uncharacterized protein LOC120260969 isoform X1, producing the protein MKTKQQDPENTSEVQKSLQAPHESQGNGQNSTGSEDLIAESGLISNASNEKRKVSREDIELVQNLIERCLQLYMNKGEVVKTLSSRARIEPGFTNLVWQKLEEENSDFFRAYYIRLKLKKQIAMFNYLLEHQHNLMKYPVPFKTPLAPVQNGTHPMAVNSFHMGYPILQHPPMPATDQPPLDHMSCRLSSSHVVNGIPAPGSFHPVHLDSGNGTMSSVPETDVSPASVASNNHFPFTPSEISGMGVDASAVDANFSTDLVGTGILQLEQDGVVGSSRGSLKSLSQFWNLSFSDFTADMTNLGDLEVLGDYSGSLFLSSDPDILFNSSEQDDIVEEYFADTVQGVDTVTGPVSQSDEEKS; encoded by the exons ATGAAGACTAAACAG CAGGATCCTGAAAACACATCAGAAGTACAAAAATCATTGCAAGCTCCACATGAATCCCAAGGGAATGGGCAAAACAGCACTGGAAGTGAGGATCTCATAGCAGAGTCAGGTTTAATATCCAATGCAAGcaatgaaaaaagaaaggttTCTCGAGAGGACATTGAACTT gttCAAAATCTCATAGAGCGTTGTCTTCAGCTGTATATGAATAAAGGGGAAGTGGTTAAGACTCTCTCTAGTCGAGCTAGAATAGAACCTGGCTTTACAAATTTAG TATGGCAGAAGTTGGAAGAAGAAAACTCTGATTTTTTCAGGGCCTACTATATCCGGCTAAAACTAAAGAAGCAAATCGCCATGTTCAATTATTTGTTGGAGCACCAGCATAATTTGATGAAGTACCCTGTGCCTTTTAAGACTCCGCTTGCTCCTGTACAGAACGGGACACATCCTATGGCTG TTAACAGCTTCCATATGGGATACCCAATTCTTCAACATCCTCCAATGCCAGCTACAGACCAGCCTCCTCTTGATCATATGAGTTGTCGACTATCCAGCTCTCATGTTGTTAATGGGATTCCTGCTCCGGGAAGTTTTCATCCTGTCCATTTGGACTCTGGAAATGG CACAATGTCATCTGTGCCTGAGACAGACGTGAGTCCTGCATCAGTGGCATCCAATAATCATTTTCCTTTCACTCCATCTGAAATATCGGGGATGGGCGTAGATGCATCAGCAGTGGATGCTAATTTTTCAACTGATTTGGTAGGAACTGGGATATTGCAACTAGAACAAGATGGTGTAGTTGGGTCTTCACGAGGCTCACTTAAGTCATTAAGTCAATTCTGGAACTTAAGTTTCTCTGATTTCACAGCAGATATGACAAACTTGGGAG ATCTCGAAGTTCTTGGTGATTATTCTGGTTCACTATTCCTTTCTTCTGATCCAGACATTCTGTTCAACTCCTCAGAACAGGATGATATAG TTGAAGAATACTTTGCTGATACTGTCCAGGGGGTTGATACTGTCACAGGCCCTGTTTCTCAATCAGATGAAGAGAAATCATAG